A region of Betta splendens chromosome 13, fBetSpl5.4, whole genome shotgun sequence DNA encodes the following proteins:
- the sh3bgr gene encoding SH3 domain-binding glutamic acid-rich protein isoform X14, producing the protein MVIKVFLASSSGSTAIKKKQQDVVAFLEALKVDYTPLDIACNEENRMWMRKNVPEDKKPSTGIPLPPQIFNEESYCGDYDTFFDAKEDNTVYAFLGLPPPPGSKEAEQADRTRIVENGTQEDNEAERNLGDATEVPVKERNGDAHEEEERAADGEGDAGDEAAAGDEEEEEEEEADEQAHVEDEEEQEEEDLHSEDEEEAEVQEEEEEAE; encoded by the exons ATGGTTATCAAAGTATTCCTCGCGTCTTCGTCTGGATCCACGGCG ATCAAAAAGAAGCAACAAGATGTTGTCGCCTTCTTGGAGGCTCTTAAAGTGGACTACACTCCACTGGACATCGCCTGCAATGAGGAGAACCGAATGTGGATGAGGAAAAATGTCCCAGAAGATAAGAAGCCGTCCACCGGCATCCCTCTGCCCCCACAGATCTTTAACGAGGAGAGCTACTGTGGG GACTATGATACGTTCTTCGATGCCAAGGAGGACAACACAGTCTACGCCTTCCTcgggctccctcctcctcctggatcaaag gaagcagaacaAGCCGATAGGACTCGCATTGTGGAGAACGGGACCCAGGAGGACAATGAGGCAGAGCGAAACCTCGGCGACGCTACA GAGGTTCCGGTGAAGGAGCGTAACGGGGACGCACACGAAGAGGAGGAGCGGGCGGCCGACGGGGAAGGAGATGCCGGCGATGAAGCGGCGGcaggagatgaggaagaggaggaggaggaggaagcagacgaG CAGGCTCacgtggaggatgaggaagaacaG gaggaagaggatttGCATTCAGAG gatgaagaagaagctgaagtacaagAG gaggaagaggaggctgagtAG
- the sh3bgr gene encoding SH3 domain-binding glutamic acid-rich protein isoform X5, with protein MVIKVFLASSSGSTAIKKKQQDVVAFLEALKVDYTPLDIACNEENRMWMRKNVPEDKKPSTGIPLPPQIFNEESYCGDYDTFFDAKEDNTVYAFLGLPPPPGSKEAEQADRTRIVENGTQEDNEAERNLGDATEVPVKERNGDAHEEEERAADGEGDAGDEAAAGDEEEEEEEEADEAHVEDEEEQEEDELQQLEDEEEAEVQEEEEEDLEETQEEEEAE; from the exons ATGGTTATCAAAGTATTCCTCGCGTCTTCGTCTGGATCCACGGCG ATCAAAAAGAAGCAACAAGATGTTGTCGCCTTCTTGGAGGCTCTTAAAGTGGACTACACTCCACTGGACATCGCCTGCAATGAGGAGAACCGAATGTGGATGAGGAAAAATGTCCCAGAAGATAAGAAGCCGTCCACCGGCATCCCTCTGCCCCCACAGATCTTTAACGAGGAGAGCTACTGTGGG GACTATGATACGTTCTTCGATGCCAAGGAGGACAACACAGTCTACGCCTTCCTcgggctccctcctcctcctggatcaaag gaagcagaacaAGCCGATAGGACTCGCATTGTGGAGAACGGGACCCAGGAGGACAATGAGGCAGAGCGAAACCTCGGCGACGCTACA GAGGTTCCGGTGAAGGAGCGTAACGGGGACGCACACGAAGAGGAGGAGCGGGCGGCCGACGGGGAAGGAGATGCCGGCGATGAAGCGGCGGcaggagatgaggaagaggaggaggaggaggaagcagacgaG GCTCacgtggaggatgaggaagaacaG gaggaggacgagctgcaACAGCTTGAG gatgaagaagaagctgaagtacaagAG gaagaagaagaagacttgGAAGAAACACAG gaggaagaggaggctgagtAG
- the sh3bgr gene encoding SH3 domain-binding glutamic acid-rich protein isoform X9: protein MVIKVFLASSSGSTAIKKKQQDVVAFLEALKVDYTPLDIACNEENRMWMRKNVPEDKKPSTGIPLPPQIFNEESYCGDYDTFFDAKEDNTVYAFLGLPPPPGSKEAEQADRTRIVENGTQEDNEAERNLGDATEVPVKERNGDAHEEEERAADGEGDAGDEAAAGDEEEEEEEEADEAHVEDEEEQEEEDLHSEEEDELQQLEDEEEAEVQEEEEEAE, encoded by the exons ATGGTTATCAAAGTATTCCTCGCGTCTTCGTCTGGATCCACGGCG ATCAAAAAGAAGCAACAAGATGTTGTCGCCTTCTTGGAGGCTCTTAAAGTGGACTACACTCCACTGGACATCGCCTGCAATGAGGAGAACCGAATGTGGATGAGGAAAAATGTCCCAGAAGATAAGAAGCCGTCCACCGGCATCCCTCTGCCCCCACAGATCTTTAACGAGGAGAGCTACTGTGGG GACTATGATACGTTCTTCGATGCCAAGGAGGACAACACAGTCTACGCCTTCCTcgggctccctcctcctcctggatcaaag gaagcagaacaAGCCGATAGGACTCGCATTGTGGAGAACGGGACCCAGGAGGACAATGAGGCAGAGCGAAACCTCGGCGACGCTACA GAGGTTCCGGTGAAGGAGCGTAACGGGGACGCACACGAAGAGGAGGAGCGGGCGGCCGACGGGGAAGGAGATGCCGGCGATGAAGCGGCGGcaggagatgaggaagaggaggaggaggaggaagcagacgaG GCTCacgtggaggatgaggaagaacaG gaggaagaggatttGCATTCAGAG gaggaggacgagctgcaACAGCTTGAG gatgaagaagaagctgaagtacaagAG gaggaagaggaggctgagtAG
- the sh3bgr gene encoding SH3 domain-binding glutamic acid-rich protein isoform X21, translated as MVIKVFLASSSGSTAIKKKQQDVVAFLEALKVDYTPLDIACNEENRMWMRKNVPEDKKPSTGIPLPPQIFNEESYCGDYDTFFDAKEDNTVYAFLGLPPPPGSKEAEQADRTRIVENGTQEDNEAERNLGDATEVPVKERNGDAHEEEERAADGEGDAGDEAAAGDEEEEEEEEADEAHVEDEEEQDEEEAEVQEEEEEAE; from the exons ATGGTTATCAAAGTATTCCTCGCGTCTTCGTCTGGATCCACGGCG ATCAAAAAGAAGCAACAAGATGTTGTCGCCTTCTTGGAGGCTCTTAAAGTGGACTACACTCCACTGGACATCGCCTGCAATGAGGAGAACCGAATGTGGATGAGGAAAAATGTCCCAGAAGATAAGAAGCCGTCCACCGGCATCCCTCTGCCCCCACAGATCTTTAACGAGGAGAGCTACTGTGGG GACTATGATACGTTCTTCGATGCCAAGGAGGACAACACAGTCTACGCCTTCCTcgggctccctcctcctcctggatcaaag gaagcagaacaAGCCGATAGGACTCGCATTGTGGAGAACGGGACCCAGGAGGACAATGAGGCAGAGCGAAACCTCGGCGACGCTACA GAGGTTCCGGTGAAGGAGCGTAACGGGGACGCACACGAAGAGGAGGAGCGGGCGGCCGACGGGGAAGGAGATGCCGGCGATGAAGCGGCGGcaggagatgaggaagaggaggaggaggaggaagcagacgaG GCTCacgtggaggatgaggaagaacaG gatgaagaagaagctgaagtacaagAG gaggaagaggaggctgagtAG
- the sh3bgr gene encoding SH3 domain-binding glutamic acid-rich protein isoform X11 — MVIKVFLASSSGSTAIKKKQQDVVAFLEALKVDYTPLDIACNEENRMWMRKNVPEDKKPSTGIPLPPQIFNEESYCGDYDTFFDAKEDNTVYAFLGLPPPPGSKEAEQADRTRIVENGTQEDNEAERNLGDATEVPVKERNGDAHEEEERAADGEGDAGDEAAAGDEEEEEEEEADEAHVEDEEEQEEDELQQLEFLMTWVIARKRDPSSRM; from the exons ATGGTTATCAAAGTATTCCTCGCGTCTTCGTCTGGATCCACGGCG ATCAAAAAGAAGCAACAAGATGTTGTCGCCTTCTTGGAGGCTCTTAAAGTGGACTACACTCCACTGGACATCGCCTGCAATGAGGAGAACCGAATGTGGATGAGGAAAAATGTCCCAGAAGATAAGAAGCCGTCCACCGGCATCCCTCTGCCCCCACAGATCTTTAACGAGGAGAGCTACTGTGGG GACTATGATACGTTCTTCGATGCCAAGGAGGACAACACAGTCTACGCCTTCCTcgggctccctcctcctcctggatcaaag gaagcagaacaAGCCGATAGGACTCGCATTGTGGAGAACGGGACCCAGGAGGACAATGAGGCAGAGCGAAACCTCGGCGACGCTACA GAGGTTCCGGTGAAGGAGCGTAACGGGGACGCACACGAAGAGGAGGAGCGGGCGGCCGACGGGGAAGGAGATGCCGGCGATGAAGCGGCGGcaggagatgaggaagaggaggaggaggaggaagcagacgaG GCTCacgtggaggatgaggaagaacaG gaggaggacgagctgcaACAGCTTGAG TTTCTCATGACGTGGGTTATTGCCAGAAAGAGGGACCCGTCTTCTAGAATGTAG
- the sh3bgr gene encoding SH3 domain-binding glutamic acid-rich protein isoform X6 — protein MVIKVFLASSSGSTAIKKKQQDVVAFLEALKVDYTPLDIACNEENRMWMRKNVPEDKKPSTGIPLPPQIFNEESYCGDYDTFFDAKEDNTVYAFLGLPPPPGSKEAEQADRTRIVENGTQEDNEAERNLGDATEVPVKERNGDAHEEEERAADGEGDAGDEAAAGDEEEEEEEEADEAHVEDEEEQEEEDLHSEEEDELQQLEFLMTWVIARKRDPSSRM, from the exons ATGGTTATCAAAGTATTCCTCGCGTCTTCGTCTGGATCCACGGCG ATCAAAAAGAAGCAACAAGATGTTGTCGCCTTCTTGGAGGCTCTTAAAGTGGACTACACTCCACTGGACATCGCCTGCAATGAGGAGAACCGAATGTGGATGAGGAAAAATGTCCCAGAAGATAAGAAGCCGTCCACCGGCATCCCTCTGCCCCCACAGATCTTTAACGAGGAGAGCTACTGTGGG GACTATGATACGTTCTTCGATGCCAAGGAGGACAACACAGTCTACGCCTTCCTcgggctccctcctcctcctggatcaaag gaagcagaacaAGCCGATAGGACTCGCATTGTGGAGAACGGGACCCAGGAGGACAATGAGGCAGAGCGAAACCTCGGCGACGCTACA GAGGTTCCGGTGAAGGAGCGTAACGGGGACGCACACGAAGAGGAGGAGCGGGCGGCCGACGGGGAAGGAGATGCCGGCGATGAAGCGGCGGcaggagatgaggaagaggaggaggaggaggaagcagacgaG GCTCacgtggaggatgaggaagaacaG gaggaagaggatttGCATTCAGAG gaggaggacgagctgcaACAGCTTGAG TTTCTCATGACGTGGGTTATTGCCAGAAAGAGGGACCCGTCTTCTAGAATGTAG
- the sh3bgr gene encoding SH3 domain-binding glutamic acid-rich protein isoform X3 yields MVIKVFLASSSGSTAIKKKQQDVVAFLEALKVDYTPLDIACNEENRMWMRKNVPEDKKPSTGIPLPPQIFNEESYCGDYDTFFDAKEDNTVYAFLGLPPPPGSKEAEQADRTRIVENGTQEDNEAERNLGDATEVPVKERNGDAHEEEERAADGEGDAGDEAAAGDEEEEEEEEADEQAHVEDEEEQEEEDLHSEEEDELQQLEFLMTWVIARKRDPSSRM; encoded by the exons ATGGTTATCAAAGTATTCCTCGCGTCTTCGTCTGGATCCACGGCG ATCAAAAAGAAGCAACAAGATGTTGTCGCCTTCTTGGAGGCTCTTAAAGTGGACTACACTCCACTGGACATCGCCTGCAATGAGGAGAACCGAATGTGGATGAGGAAAAATGTCCCAGAAGATAAGAAGCCGTCCACCGGCATCCCTCTGCCCCCACAGATCTTTAACGAGGAGAGCTACTGTGGG GACTATGATACGTTCTTCGATGCCAAGGAGGACAACACAGTCTACGCCTTCCTcgggctccctcctcctcctggatcaaag gaagcagaacaAGCCGATAGGACTCGCATTGTGGAGAACGGGACCCAGGAGGACAATGAGGCAGAGCGAAACCTCGGCGACGCTACA GAGGTTCCGGTGAAGGAGCGTAACGGGGACGCACACGAAGAGGAGGAGCGGGCGGCCGACGGGGAAGGAGATGCCGGCGATGAAGCGGCGGcaggagatgaggaagaggaggaggaggaggaagcagacgaG CAGGCTCacgtggaggatgaggaagaacaG gaggaagaggatttGCATTCAGAG gaggaggacgagctgcaACAGCTTGAG TTTCTCATGACGTGGGTTATTGCCAGAAAGAGGGACCCGTCTTCTAGAATGTAG